In SAR324 cluster bacterium, one genomic interval encodes:
- a CDS encoding DJ-1/PfpI family protein, whose protein sequence is MGKKILIPVADGTEEIEAVCLIDVLRRAGADVTVASVGESLQITASRGVRMVADQHISDCQKTVYDLIVLPGGMPGAEHLRDNPELISLLRAQKASGRLYGAMCASPAVVLQTHGLLENMQATCHPAFNEKLVNLKPDRVVVDGTCVTSQAPGTALEFALKLVELLFGRQKAEIVATPMLVLSF, encoded by the coding sequence ATGGGAAAAAAAATCTTGATTCCGGTTGCGGACGGTACTGAAGAAATTGAAGCGGTTTGCCTGATTGATGTGTTGCGTCGGGCTGGTGCCGATGTGACGGTTGCTTCTGTTGGAGAGTCACTCCAGATTACTGCTTCGCGGGGCGTCAGAATGGTTGCGGATCAACATATCAGCGATTGTCAGAAGACAGTCTATGATTTGATTGTTCTGCCAGGCGGGATGCCCGGTGCGGAACATCTAAGGGATAATCCGGAACTCATTTCATTGTTGCGCGCACAGAAGGCTTCAGGTCGATTATATGGTGCGATGTGCGCATCGCCCGCAGTGGTGTTGCAGACACATGGGTTGCTTGAAAACATGCAGGCCACCTGTCATCCGGCATTCAATGAAAAACTGGTTAATTTGAAGCCGGACCGTGTGGTTGTCGATGGAACATGTGTGACCAGTCAGGCACCGGGCACAGCCCTGGAGTTTGCGTTGAAACTGGTGGAGTTACTCTTTGGGCGGCAAAAGGCCGAAATTGTTGCGACACCCATGCTGGTATTATCGTTTTAA